The proteins below come from a single Nitrospirae bacterium CG2_30_53_67 genomic window:
- a CDS encoding histone-lysine N-methyltransferase — protein sequence MRRKRPDSRITPDYRFELKDVKEPNLLRDMFPYVEVPKIFFADRLIPMSLPDDFWITDTTFRDGQQARPPYTPEQILKIFDMMHRLGGPNGVIRQSEFFLYSEKDRKALELCMDRRYPYPEITGWIRAKKEDFKLVREAGLKETGILVSCSDYHIYLKLKKTRKQALNEYLDVVRASLDAGIVPRCHLEDITRADFYGFVIPFVNELMRLSEESGIPVKIRACDTMGYAVPYPGAALPRGVADLIYGLIHYGGVPSHLLEWHGHNDFHKVLANAATAWLYGCCAANGTLLGFGERTGNPPIEGLIIEYMSLKGKQNGVDPTVITEIANYFQDDLGYQIPSNYPFVGEDFNVTKAGIHADGVLKNEEIYNIFDTRSLLNRPLGVIITDKSGVAGISYWINTHLRQTGGRTVDKHHPGIARIHRWVSEQYEQGRITAISNEEILHQARKHLPEYFVSDLDKIKAKALDMAQGIVEKSAATPDLRSMKRSRMEKTLRKLVGDNPFIQFAYITNTDGIKVTSHITQIGDKAKYQIFSEKEDFSDRSWFIEPMKDGKTHASDLYTSKATGVLAITVSTPIFDKEDEIIGVFGVDMRFEDLIKSE from the coding sequence CTTCTTTGCCGACCGGCTGATTCCCATGTCGCTTCCGGATGATTTCTGGATTACCGATACCACGTTTCGGGATGGACAGCAGGCGAGGCCCCCCTACACCCCTGAACAGATTCTGAAGATCTTTGATATGATGCACCGTCTTGGGGGGCCGAACGGAGTGATCCGGCAGTCCGAGTTCTTCCTGTACAGCGAGAAGGACCGGAAGGCGCTGGAATTGTGCATGGACCGCCGATACCCGTATCCTGAGATCACCGGGTGGATCCGGGCCAAGAAGGAGGACTTCAAGCTCGTCCGGGAGGCCGGCCTCAAGGAGACCGGGATTCTGGTCTCCTGTTCGGATTACCATATCTATCTTAAACTCAAGAAGACGCGCAAACAGGCCCTGAATGAGTATCTGGATGTGGTTCGCGCTTCGCTGGATGCGGGGATCGTGCCCAGATGCCATCTCGAGGATATCACCCGTGCGGACTTCTACGGATTTGTCATCCCCTTTGTGAACGAACTGATGCGTTTATCCGAAGAGAGCGGGATCCCGGTCAAGATCCGGGCCTGCGATACCATGGGGTACGCGGTCCCTTATCCGGGGGCGGCCCTTCCCCGAGGGGTTGCTGATCTGATCTACGGGCTGATTCATTACGGCGGCGTCCCTTCTCATCTTCTCGAGTGGCACGGGCACAATGATTTTCACAAGGTGCTGGCCAATGCGGCGACGGCCTGGCTGTACGGCTGCTGCGCCGCCAACGGGACTCTCCTCGGTTTCGGCGAACGGACAGGGAACCCGCCTATTGAAGGGCTGATCATCGAATACATGAGCCTCAAGGGCAAACAGAACGGCGTGGATCCCACGGTGATCACCGAGATCGCTAATTATTTTCAGGATGATCTGGGGTATCAAATCCCGTCCAATTATCCTTTTGTGGGCGAGGATTTCAATGTGACCAAGGCCGGTATACATGCCGACGGCGTGCTCAAGAACGAGGAGATTTATAACATCTTCGATACCCGGAGTCTCCTGAACCGGCCGCTCGGCGTGATCATCACGGACAAATCCGGTGTGGCCGGGATCAGCTACTGGATCAACACGCACCTGCGTCAGACGGGCGGCCGCACCGTGGACAAGCACCATCCGGGCATTGCCCGCATCCACAGATGGGTGAGCGAGCAGTACGAACAGGGACGCATCACGGCGATCTCCAACGAAGAGATCCTGCATCAGGCGAGGAAGCATCTTCCTGAGTATTTTGTATCAGACCTGGACAAGATCAAGGCCAAGGCCCTCGACATGGCTCAGGGCATTGTGGAGAAAAGCGCCGCCACGCCGGATCTTCGTTCCATGAAACGTTCAAGGATGGAAAAGACGCTGCGGAAACTGGTAGGGGATAATCCATTTATTCAATTTGCTTATATCACCAATACCGACGGGATCAAGGTGACCAGTCATATCACTCAGATCGGCGACAAGGCCAAATACCAGATATTTTCCGAGAAAGAGGATTTTTCCGACCGGTCATGGTTTATAGAACCGATGAAGGACGGCAAGACCCACGCGAGCGATCTTTACACCTCCAAGGCCACGGGGGTTCTGGCCATCACCGTCTCCACGCCGATTTTCGACAAAGAGGACGAGATTATCGGTGTTTTCGGCGTGGATATGCGTTTTGAAGACTTGATCAAAAGCGAATAA